One window of Dyadobacter sandarakinus genomic DNA carries:
- a CDS encoding mechanosensitive ion channel family protein: protein MLVRKFNRSFTQIFGLLCTLCIFNVAALAQDSAASSPRQPLATVIPDTLLFKIEQAQAAVTQINAANKKGYNSQGIINDLKTARSNVRQIEEAISVAKPVPDSKNLANYRLMLTDVQQKTATWRRQLSRYNAELQKMSTDVIEFGRDSLLAVKSGDSTQRKLYYRQIRDLRFKLQEAGKVTTANLDTVSNLLADVSEVYFAANELSNNINEFIKESGRNLLGKETSYLWNAPQQDETAKVDKLVRVSYSGQNKVLRYFIQSTWDNRIFLLLICIGFFAWIYINYSFAETARLRKDVGELDFKFISHKPFLATLIFLFNITPLFEPRAPSVYIELNQFLLLLTLTVFFLKQLPRTQLAWWFSVLLLYVLTAVANVAVNESFFLRTALVALNVGSIFFGSKFFRQIRHVTLEERFIRPVVIIYIALHVLSIVLNILGRLTLAKAFSITALSGLVQVVGLAVFVHTITEALELHIRVSSASKRLFSRISIQKSRMYSQRALSFVSVVLWLLVFCINLNIISSVFDFLTSILEKPRTFGSVTFTLENVLFFSIIIWISNSLQKNVAFLFSGSDTGFTGETVHRGSKMALLRLVILVVGFLIAVTVSGVPLSKITVLIGALGVGIGLGMQNIVNNFVSGIILIFEKPFTIGDYIELADKKGKVLDIGIRSSRMLTPQGSRVIIPNGDLLSGRLVNYTTSDARLKTEITFKISSEADITHVKKVIEDIIDQAEGTVTKAPRQILVNAIAADNIELKILVWLDNVYQESDFKSFVLEQVYTRFKAEGIKVM from the coding sequence TTGCTTGTTAGAAAATTCAACCGCTCATTTACACAAATTTTCGGGCTGCTGTGCACATTGTGTATTTTCAATGTTGCGGCACTTGCCCAGGACTCTGCTGCCAGTTCGCCCAGGCAGCCCCTCGCCACAGTCATCCCCGATACCCTGCTGTTCAAAATTGAGCAGGCACAAGCCGCAGTCACGCAGATCAATGCGGCCAACAAAAAAGGTTATAACAGCCAGGGAATTATCAACGACCTGAAAACCGCCCGCTCAAATGTGCGTCAGATCGAGGAAGCGATCAGCGTGGCAAAGCCTGTTCCCGATAGTAAAAACCTGGCCAATTACCGGCTCATGCTGACGGATGTTCAGCAAAAAACGGCCACCTGGCGCCGGCAGCTTTCCAGGTACAATGCGGAGCTGCAAAAAATGTCAACCGATGTGATCGAGTTTGGCAGGGATTCGCTGCTGGCCGTAAAAAGCGGCGACTCCACACAGCGCAAGCTGTATTACAGGCAAATCCGCGATCTGAGGTTCAAGTTGCAGGAAGCTGGCAAAGTAACCACGGCCAATCTGGATACGGTGAGCAACCTGCTGGCCGATGTTTCGGAAGTGTATTTTGCCGCCAATGAACTGAGTAACAATATCAATGAATTTATCAAAGAGTCGGGGCGCAACCTGCTGGGTAAGGAAACCAGCTATCTTTGGAATGCACCTCAGCAGGACGAAACGGCCAAGGTGGACAAGCTGGTACGCGTATCCTATTCCGGTCAGAATAAAGTATTGAGGTACTTCATCCAGTCAACCTGGGACAACAGGATCTTTCTCCTGCTCATCTGTATCGGGTTTTTTGCATGGATTTACATCAATTACAGCTTTGCCGAAACTGCCCGGCTACGCAAGGATGTAGGTGAGCTCGACTTCAAGTTTATCAGCCATAAGCCCTTTCTGGCCACCCTTATTTTTCTGTTCAATATCACGCCGCTTTTTGAGCCGCGTGCTCCGTCCGTGTATATCGAGCTCAACCAGTTTCTGCTGCTGCTGACACTCACGGTATTCTTTCTCAAACAACTCCCGCGTACCCAGCTTGCATGGTGGTTTTCGGTCCTCTTGCTGTATGTACTTACTGCTGTCGCCAATGTTGCCGTCAACGAGTCCTTTTTTCTGCGCACCGCTTTGGTTGCCCTCAACGTAGGTTCTATTTTCTTTGGGTCAAAATTCTTCCGCCAGATACGGCACGTTACCCTGGAAGAGCGTTTTATCAGGCCGGTGGTGATCATTTACATTGCGCTGCATGTACTGTCCATTGTGCTGAACATCCTCGGTCGTCTTACGCTCGCCAAGGCATTCAGCATTACTGCCCTCAGTGGCCTGGTGCAGGTAGTGGGGCTGGCCGTATTTGTTCATACCATTACCGAAGCGCTTGAACTGCATATCCGCGTAAGCTCGGCTTCAAAGCGCCTTTTTTCCCGGATCAGCATTCAGAAAAGCCGCATGTACTCACAGCGTGCCTTGTCATTTGTGTCCGTAGTACTCTGGCTGCTCGTTTTTTGTATCAATCTGAACATTATCTCGTCTGTTTTTGACTTCCTGACCAGCATCCTGGAAAAACCCAGGACTTTCGGCAGTGTCACCTTTACACTTGAAAATGTGCTGTTTTTCAGCATCATCATCTGGATTTCAAATAGTTTGCAGAAAAACGTGGCCTTCCTGTTTTCAGGTTCGGATACCGGCTTTACGGGTGAAACCGTGCACCGCGGCTCCAAAATGGCGTTGCTGCGCCTGGTTATTCTGGTAGTAGGATTCCTCATTGCCGTCACCGTGTCAGGGGTGCCGCTCAGCAAAATCACCGTACTGATCGGTGCATTGGGTGTCGGTATCGGACTGGGTATGCAGAACATCGTCAACAACTTTGTATCCGGTATCATCCTGATTTTTGAAAAACCGTTTACCATTGGCGACTACATTGAGCTGGCCGACAAAAAAGGAAAGGTACTCGATATCGGGATCAGGTCCAGCAGGATGCTTACGCCACAGGGATCGCGGGTAATCATCCCCAATGGTGACCTGCTGTCGGGCAGGCTCGTGAACTACACCACCAGTGATGCGCGCCTGAAAACCGAAATAACTTTCAAAATCAGTTCGGAAGCGGATATTACACACGTAAAAAAGGTCATCGAGGATATCATAGAC
- a CDS encoding DUF4468 domain-containing protein codes for MKYILAFIFFFTGSAGYAQDGVLPLDKDKNVYYSDVAKPDLPKDSIFKKAQEWVVRAFGNYENVVTLEAADAGRIVLTSYAQVLTSKFEYVRYDMTIDCADKLLNIRISNLDGVSTTHSPEKLGVKDNDLITAREQALKIESGRRKKSDIEDEIKALKADNESVNNAMYKLLADLKLYVSEGETH; via the coding sequence TTGAAATACATTCTTGCATTCATATTCTTCTTTACAGGGTCCGCCGGTTATGCCCAGGATGGTGTCCTGCCCCTTGACAAAGACAAAAACGTGTACTACTCCGACGTTGCAAAGCCCGACCTGCCCAAAGATTCCATCTTTAAAAAAGCACAGGAATGGGTTGTAAGAGCATTCGGTAACTATGAAAATGTGGTTACGCTGGAAGCCGCTGATGCCGGGCGGATCGTGCTGACCAGCTATGCACAGGTACTTACTTCCAAATTTGAGTACGTGCGCTATGACATGACCATCGATTGCGCCGATAAGCTGCTGAACATCCGCATCAGCAACCTCGACGGTGTGTCGACCACGCACAGCCCCGAGAAGCTCGGCGTGAAAGACAATGACCTGATTACGGCCCGTGAGCAGGCGTTGAAGATTGAGTCCGGCCGCAGAAAAAAGTCGGATATCGAGGATGAAATAAAAGCGCTGAAAGCTGATAACGAATCTGTTAACAATGCGATGTACAAGCTGCTTGCCGATCTCAAGCTATATGTCAGCGAGGGCGAAACGCACTAA
- a CDS encoding DinB family protein: MSNNNPQLITTIQTSLFQQFEAGLITLGNAIERCPQQLWNTKKRFFYIAYHALILAEYYLTIPAPETFHAILPFSFTEPDEIPDGVVGDMVPDKHYTQPEMLGYVEEVRAKCRETIFGLSEENISERWIEPGGEMDYAALEILIYNLRHVQHHAAQLNLLLRQEAGMGSEWVFRGGE; encoded by the coding sequence ATGTCCAACAACAATCCCCAGCTCATCACGACCATCCAAACCAGCCTCTTTCAGCAATTTGAAGCGGGGCTTATTACGCTGGGCAATGCCATAGAACGGTGTCCGCAGCAATTGTGGAATACGAAAAAGCGCTTTTTCTACATTGCCTATCATGCGCTGATCCTTGCTGAATACTATCTGACCATCCCTGCACCGGAAACATTTCATGCCATTTTACCATTTTCCTTTACTGAGCCTGACGAAATTCCGGACGGTGTTGTAGGGGATATGGTGCCCGATAAGCATTACACCCAGCCCGAAATGCTCGGGTATGTAGAGGAAGTCCGGGCGAAATGCCGGGAGACCATCTTCGGGCTATCTGAGGAAAACATCAGTGAGCGTTGGATTGAGCCGGGCGGCGAGATGGATTATGCCGCACTCGAAATCCTGATCTACAACCTGCGGCACGTACAGCACCATGCGGCGCAGCTTAACCTGCTTTTGCGCCAGGAGGCAGGGATGGGGAGTGAGTGGGTGTTTAGGGGAGGGGAATAG
- a CDS encoding DUF6644 family protein, with protein sequence MEAELLTWLEKSSWAVGIRQSLWLYPALEIVHILGIVMLAGAAFLFDLRLLGYSRNIPVTALARHVLPWSARGLILIVPSGLLLFITNAQSLGNDPVFWTKLLLIVLAGINAAVFHQVISKKAEAMHAGNVPAAAKIFAVISLTAWIAVIACGRLLAY encoded by the coding sequence GTGGAAGCCGAGCTGCTCACCTGGCTCGAAAAGTCGTCCTGGGCAGTGGGCATCAGGCAGTCACTCTGGCTGTACCCGGCATTGGAGATCGTCCATATACTCGGTATTGTCATGCTGGCTGGCGCCGCTTTCCTGTTTGACCTTCGCCTGCTGGGCTACTCCCGGAACATCCCGGTAACTGCACTTGCAAGGCATGTGCTGCCATGGTCGGCGCGCGGACTGATTTTGATCGTTCCTTCGGGCCTGCTGCTTTTTATTACCAATGCACAATCGCTCGGAAATGACCCGGTGTTCTGGACCAAGCTGCTGCTCATCGTACTAGCCGGGATCAATGCAGCCGTTTTTCACCAGGTTATTTCTAAAAAAGCGGAAGCCATGCATGCCGGGAATGTTCCCGCCGCTGCAAAGATTTTCGCTGTAATTTCCCTGACCGCCTGGATTGCTGTAATTGCCTGCGGAAGGCTGCTTGCGTATTGA
- a CDS encoding DUF6152 family protein, whose translation MNSLKKLSLVAAVLLLGSFTALHHGWADYDQTKPIDFKTKIDESVYENPHVLAKVKYKKETVTVFLAPTSRMSDRGLTADMIKKGTSVRLVAYPHKTDKNEMRAERIFVDGNKYELR comes from the coding sequence ATGAATTCCTTAAAGAAACTTTCACTGGTAGCTGCGGTTCTGTTGCTGGGATCATTCACCGCTTTGCACCACGGTTGGGCCGATTACGATCAAACCAAGCCCATTGATTTCAAAACAAAAATTGACGAATCGGTTTATGAAAATCCGCATGTACTGGCCAAAGTGAAGTACAAAAAAGAGACAGTTACCGTCTTTCTTGCACCCACCAGCCGCATGTCTGACCGGGGCTTAACTGCTGATATGATCAAAAAAGGGACCTCTGTGCGCCTTGTTGCATATCCTCATAAAACCGACAAAAATGAAATGCGGGCCGAACGCATATTTGTCGACGGCAACAAATACGAACTCCGGTAG
- a CDS encoding response regulator — protein sequence MKFLTIDNQALIQFGLKFLIETHFPDAAIHQVANKDAAFDALEEENFDLVFIGIHDDEQDGFTWLSKVKALRPLSKFLVYLPFEEQETRNAYLRAGADEVVSFRAGLNEIADCFRILLEATYVTPRHG from the coding sequence ATGAAGTTTTTAACTATTGATAATCAGGCCCTGATTCAGTTTGGATTGAAATTCCTGATTGAAACACATTTTCCAGACGCAGCAATACACCAGGTTGCCAACAAGGATGCAGCTTTCGATGCATTGGAAGAGGAAAATTTTGATCTTGTTTTTATAGGCATCCACGATGACGAACAGGATGGCTTTACCTGGCTGAGCAAGGTAAAGGCGTTGCGTCCGCTTTCGAAATTTCTTGTGTACCTGCCATTTGAGGAGCAGGAAACCAGGAATGCCTACCTACGGGCAGGTGCCGACGAGGTAGTTTCCTTTCGCGCAGGGCTGAACGAAATTGCTGATTGTTTCAGAATATTGCTTGAAGCAACGTATGTGACGCCCCGCCACGGCTAG
- the purL gene encoding phosphoribosylformylglycinamidine synthase, producing the protein MIYFFADEQDTVFALQIERTLTATDTSKLTWLFGGAELRDETVITEFFVGPRAAMVTPWSTNAVEITQNMDIQGVIRIEQFRRVNFTYDEFDPMLSQKYSELNQEIFTIDIKPEPIQKIADIGAYNRLEGLSLSKDEVDYLNNLSQKIGRKLTDSEVFGFSQVNSEHCRHKIFNGTFVIDGEEKPLSLFKLIRKTSETNPNSIVSAYKDNVAFVKGPVVEQFAPKRADVPDFYAKKEFESVLSLKAETHNFPTTVEPFNGAATGSGGEIRDRLAGGQGSVPLAGTAVYMTALSRLTNDRHWERGMAERKWLYQTPMDILIKASNGATDFGNKFGQPLIAGSVLTFEHEENGRKLGYDKVIMQAGGIGYGKADQAKKLSPQPGDQIVVMGGENYRIGMGGAAVSSADTGALGSGIELNAIQRSNPEMQKRVANAVRALVESDNNTIISIHDHGAGGHLNCLSELVEETGGKIDLDKLPVGDPTLSAKEIIGNESQERMGLVISAENLETLKRIADRERAPLYTVGEVTGDHRFTFESASTGVKPMDLDLSDMFGSSPKVIMQDKTVKQEYAAIIYLPTQVNEFLENVLQLEAVACKDWLTNKVDRCVGGHVAKQQCVGPLQLPLNNVGVMALDFRGKDGIATSIGHAPLSALIDPAAGSRNAIAEALSNIIWAPLKDGLESVSLSANWMWACKNEGEDARLYQAVQACSDFAISLGINIPTGKDSLSMKQKYKGDEVIAPGTVIISAAGHCDNIRAVVEPVLQKDGGAVYYINLSGDSYKLGGSSLGQIVNKIGSETPDVIDAAKFKITFNAIQDLIKNGQIQAGHDIGSGGLVTTLLEMCFADRELGLEVDLTTLGSADTITKLFAENIGIVFQAGSDIEALLTEKEIEFHKLGNVLTTAEFKLKDGSEEWAFDIEKLRDIWFKTSYLLDKKQSGDVLAKERYDNYKNHLLKYNFPAHFDGARPQISETNARPKAAILREKGSNSERELANAMYLAGFDVKDVHMTDLISGRETLEDIQFLGAVGGFSNSDVLGSAKGWAGAFLYNEKARVALENFFKRDDTLSVGICNGCQLFIELNLINPEHEYPSKMLHNESGKHESIFTSLVVQENNSVMLSTLAGSTLGVWVSHGEGRFYLPHEEEDYGIVAKYAYHTYPAAPNGSDFLAAMLCDKTGRHLVTMPHIERSLFQWHWPHYPAGRKDEVSPWMEAFVNARKWIEGRRE; encoded by the coding sequence ATGATTTACTTCTTTGCTGACGAACAGGATACTGTTTTTGCACTCCAAATAGAACGAACGCTAACTGCCACAGACACGTCGAAACTTACATGGCTTTTTGGCGGCGCTGAACTCCGGGATGAGACTGTCATCACGGAGTTTTTTGTTGGTCCCCGTGCTGCCATGGTCACGCCATGGAGCACCAATGCCGTAGAGATCACCCAGAATATGGACATTCAGGGTGTGATCCGGATAGAGCAGTTCAGGCGGGTGAACTTCACTTACGATGAGTTTGATCCGATGCTCTCGCAGAAGTACAGCGAGCTTAACCAGGAGATCTTTACCATCGATATCAAGCCGGAGCCGATCCAGAAAATCGCCGATATCGGCGCTTATAACAGGCTGGAAGGATTGTCCCTGAGCAAGGACGAGGTGGACTACCTCAACAACCTTTCACAAAAAATCGGCCGTAAGCTTACCGACTCGGAGGTTTTCGGCTTCTCCCAGGTTAACTCGGAACATTGCAGGCACAAGATATTCAACGGCACATTTGTAATTGACGGGGAAGAAAAGCCATTGTCGCTCTTTAAGCTGATCCGGAAAACTTCCGAGACCAATCCCAATTCCATTGTTTCTGCATATAAGGACAACGTGGCATTTGTGAAAGGTCCGGTTGTGGAGCAATTTGCGCCCAAACGCGCTGATGTTCCCGATTTTTATGCAAAAAAGGAATTTGAATCGGTATTGTCCCTGAAAGCGGAAACCCACAATTTCCCTACTACTGTAGAGCCTTTCAATGGTGCTGCCACAGGGTCCGGCGGTGAAATCCGCGACCGGCTGGCGGGAGGCCAGGGTTCTGTACCGCTGGCCGGAACAGCCGTATACATGACAGCCCTTTCGCGCCTCACTAATGACCGGCACTGGGAGCGGGGCATGGCGGAGCGTAAGTGGCTCTATCAAACACCGATGGACATCCTGATCAAGGCGTCCAATGGTGCGACAGACTTCGGTAACAAATTTGGTCAGCCGCTGATTGCCGGTTCCGTACTCACATTTGAACATGAAGAAAATGGCCGCAAGCTGGGTTACGATAAAGTAATTATGCAGGCAGGCGGCATTGGTTACGGCAAAGCCGATCAGGCCAAAAAACTTTCGCCTCAACCCGGAGACCAGATTGTAGTGATGGGAGGCGAGAATTACAGGATCGGGATGGGCGGCGCGGCCGTATCATCAGCCGATACCGGGGCATTGGGATCGGGTATCGAACTGAATGCGATCCAGCGCTCTAATCCTGAAATGCAGAAGCGCGTGGCCAATGCCGTACGTGCACTGGTTGAAAGCGATAATAATACAATTATATCCATCCACGATCACGGTGCAGGCGGGCACCTGAACTGCTTGTCGGAGCTGGTGGAGGAAACAGGCGGCAAGATCGACCTGGACAAGCTGCCGGTTGGTGATCCCACACTTTCTGCCAAAGAAATCATCGGCAATGAATCCCAGGAACGTATGGGACTGGTGATCAGTGCTGAAAACCTTGAAACACTCAAACGCATAGCTGATCGCGAGCGCGCTCCCCTGTATACCGTGGGAGAGGTTACGGGGGATCACCGTTTTACTTTTGAATCGGCAAGTACCGGCGTAAAGCCCATGGACCTGGATCTGAGCGACATGTTCGGGAGCTCGCCCAAGGTTATTATGCAGGATAAAACGGTAAAACAGGAATATGCAGCCATCATTTACCTGCCGACGCAGGTCAATGAATTTCTGGAAAACGTATTGCAGCTGGAAGCCGTCGCCTGTAAAGACTGGCTTACCAACAAGGTTGACCGTTGCGTTGGTGGCCACGTGGCCAAGCAGCAATGCGTGGGACCTCTTCAGTTACCGCTGAACAATGTAGGTGTGATGGCCCTTGACTTCCGGGGAAAGGATGGTATTGCCACATCTATCGGGCATGCGCCGCTTTCTGCATTGATCGACCCTGCGGCAGGTAGCCGCAACGCCATCGCAGAGGCACTCTCCAACATTATCTGGGCTCCTTTGAAAGATGGCCTGGAAAGTGTGTCATTGTCGGCCAACTGGATGTGGGCGTGTAAAAATGAAGGTGAAGACGCACGTTTATACCAGGCCGTTCAGGCCTGCTCCGATTTTGCGATTAGTCTGGGCATCAATATCCCGACAGGAAAGGATTCGCTTTCCATGAAGCAGAAGTACAAGGGCGACGAGGTGATTGCACCGGGAACCGTCATTATTTCGGCTGCCGGACATTGCGATAACATCAGGGCTGTGGTAGAGCCGGTTTTGCAAAAAGACGGAGGCGCGGTTTACTACATCAATCTATCCGGCGACAGCTATAAACTGGGCGGTTCGTCCCTGGGACAGATCGTCAATAAAATAGGATCGGAAACACCGGATGTGATCGATGCCGCGAAGTTTAAAATAACATTCAACGCCATTCAGGACCTGATCAAAAATGGTCAGATTCAGGCCGGACACGATATCGGCAGCGGCGGACTGGTTACTACCTTGCTCGAAATGTGCTTTGCAGACAGGGAACTTGGCCTTGAAGTGGATCTGACCACATTGGGCAGCGCAGATACGATCACGAAGCTTTTTGCGGAAAACATCGGCATCGTATTCCAGGCCGGAAGCGACATTGAAGCCCTGCTGACCGAAAAGGAAATTGAGTTTCATAAACTGGGAAATGTACTTACGACCGCGGAGTTTAAGCTTAAAGATGGCTCCGAAGAGTGGGCTTTCGACATAGAGAAGCTACGCGATATCTGGTTTAAGACATCGTACCTGCTGGATAAAAAACAGAGTGGCGATGTGCTGGCCAAGGAACGCTATGATAACTACAAAAATCACCTGCTGAAATATAACTTCCCGGCGCATTTCGACGGAGCAAGACCTCAGATCAGCGAAACCAATGCACGCCCGAAAGCTGCAATCCTTCGTGAAAAAGGCAGCAACTCCGAGCGGGAACTGGCCAATGCCATGTACCTGGCAGGTTTTGATGTGAAAGACGTGCACATGACTGACCTTATTTCCGGACGTGAGACGTTGGAAGATATCCAGTTTCTGGGTGCAGTAGGAGGGTTTTCCAACTCCGATGTACTCGGGTCAGCCAAGGGTTGGGCGGGCGCGTTTTTGTACAATGAAAAGGCAAGAGTAGCGCTGGAAAATTTCTTCAAGCGGGACGATACCCTTTCGGTAGGGATATGCAATGGTTGTCAGCTGTTTATAGAGCTTAACCTGATCAATCCCGAGCACGAATATCCGTCCAAAATGCTGCACAATGAGAGCGGGAAGCACGAGAGTATCTTTACCTCGCTGGTTGTTCAGGAAAATAATTCCGTCATGCTGTCGACCCTGGCGGGAAGTACGCTGGGCGTTTGGGTATCGCATGGAGAAGGACGTTTTTACCTGCCTCACGAAGAGGAGGATTACGGCATTGTAGCCAAATATGCATACCATACCTACCCGGCTGCTCCCAATGGATCAGACTTCCTGGCGGCTATGCTTTGTGACAAAACCGGCCGTCACCTCGTAACCATGCCGCACATCGAGCGTTCGCTCTTCCAGTGGCACTGGCCGCATTACCCGGCTGGCCGCAAGGACGAAGTAAGTCCGTGGATGGAGGCATTTGTGAATGCCAGGAAGTGGATTGAGGGGAGAAGGGAGTAG
- a CDS encoding SGNH/GDSL hydrolase family protein, whose product MPHRFRKFIPLLLLLLTALAPAPRKVTWVAIGDSITYLNDHQDETGNRVTEGYLTRITRQHPNVQYINQGHNGWTSVNIATRIDSIGLVQADVYTVFLGTNDWWQGKTLGTIRDFEENTGTGTVHGSFRIILDKLKTLNKKAQVILITPMQRGDFVYINNFRNNAFGSYKPKNGRTLEEFVNAVVEIGRHEKLGIVDLYHDSGITQDNMVNFKRLRQPGTGSYENYRYPGYIDVPFDPEKDEYPYPADAVNMTYDGLHPSDKGYEVIARMLAEKWKGL is encoded by the coding sequence ATGCCGCACCGTTTCCGCAAGTTCATTCCATTATTATTGCTGCTCCTGACAGCCCTCGCACCGGCTCCGCGAAAAGTAACCTGGGTAGCGATCGGCGACTCCATAACCTATCTCAATGATCACCAGGACGAAACGGGCAACCGCGTGACCGAAGGTTATCTTACGCGCATCACCAGGCAGCACCCGAATGTGCAATACATCAATCAGGGGCATAATGGGTGGACATCGGTGAACATTGCCACACGCATTGATTCCATCGGTCTGGTTCAGGCGGATGTATATACGGTTTTTTTGGGTACCAATGACTGGTGGCAGGGAAAAACGCTGGGCACAATCCGCGATTTTGAGGAAAATACGGGTACAGGCACTGTACATGGCTCTTTCAGGATTATTCTGGATAAACTTAAAACACTCAATAAAAAAGCACAAGTAATCCTGATCACGCCCATGCAGCGGGGTGATTTTGTATATATAAATAACTTCAGAAATAATGCATTTGGCTCATACAAGCCTAAAAACGGCAGGACACTCGAAGAGTTCGTCAATGCTGTTGTGGAAATTGGCAGGCATGAAAAGCTCGGAATCGTGGATCTTTACCACGATAGCGGCATCACGCAGGATAATATGGTCAACTTTAAGAGGCTGCGGCAGCCGGGGACTGGCAGCTACGAAAACTACCGCTATCCCGGCTACATTGACGTACCATTTGATCCGGAAAAAGATGAGTACCCGTATCCTGCCGATGCCGTGAATATGACCTACGACGGCCTGCATCCTTCCGACAAGGGTTATGAAGTGATCGCACGTATGCTGGCCGAAAAATGGAAAGGACTTTAG
- a CDS encoding DNA-formamidopyrimidine glycosylase family protein, producing the protein MPEGPSIVILREAVEKLHLEGQLIRLVEGNTTVDTNELTTHPVREFRSWGKHFLVCFDDFTLRIHFMLFGSHLINEQKKSPPRLSLIFDDAELNFYSCSVKILDAPAESIYDWSADIMSEQWDGQKAFEKLKQNPKMLVCDALLDQNIFSGSGNIFKNEVLFRTHVHPLSRLGDLPDEKLHELVEGERMYAFDFLKWKKELTLKQHWEAHTKKICPRCLVPFHKEYLGKTKRRSYFCIHCQHLY; encoded by the coding sequence ATGCCGGAAGGTCCATCTATTGTCATACTTCGCGAAGCTGTTGAGAAGCTGCACCTGGAAGGTCAGCTGATCCGGCTTGTGGAGGGTAATACCACAGTTGATACGAACGAATTGACCACTCACCCGGTACGGGAGTTCAGGTCATGGGGCAAGCATTTTCTGGTGTGCTTTGATGATTTCACGCTGCGGATCCATTTTATGCTTTTTGGCAGCCACCTGATCAATGAGCAGAAAAAGTCACCGCCACGCCTGAGCCTGATCTTTGACGATGCCGAGCTCAACTTCTATTCGTGCTCCGTCAAGATCCTCGACGCACCTGCGGAATCGATTTACGACTGGTCTGCCGACATCATGTCGGAGCAATGGGATGGACAAAAAGCCTTCGAAAAGCTAAAACAAAATCCGAAAATGCTGGTGTGCGATGCATTGCTGGATCAGAACATCTTTTCAGGCAGTGGTAATATTTTTAAAAATGAGGTACTATTCCGCACCCACGTACACCCACTCTCGCGATTGGGCGACCTACCTGATGAAAAGCTGCACGAACTGGTGGAGGGTGAGCGCATGTACGCTTTCGATTTCCTGAAGTGGAAAAAGGAATTGACCTTAAAGCAGCATTGGGAGGCACATACAAAGAAAATCTGTCCACGCTGCCTGGTTCCATTCCACAAGGAATACCTCGGCAAGACAAAGCGAAGAAGCTACTTCTGCATCCACTGCCAGCACCTATACTAA
- a CDS encoding lipocalin-like domain-containing protein, which translates to MHIRYLSFAALLALTASCNSKPETGTTSQPQTLAGTWFLHSSQIIEKGDTVDTFPVKDEEMIKTFTDTHFTFMKHDTRQGKGDSAVFSAGAGTYTLKGEDYTEKLQYCNYREWENHDFQFKLRMHGDTIIQTGEEKIDSLGINREIREVYVRK; encoded by the coding sequence ATGCACATCAGATACCTCTCCTTTGCGGCTCTGCTGGCTTTAACTGCCAGCTGCAACTCCAAGCCTGAAACCGGCACCACATCCCAACCACAAACCCTCGCCGGTACCTGGTTCCTGCATTCCAGCCAGATCATCGAAAAAGGTGATACCGTTGACACTTTTCCGGTGAAGGACGAGGAAATGATCAAGACGTTCACCGACACGCATTTCACTTTCATGAAACACGACACCCGGCAGGGAAAAGGCGATTCAGCGGTATTTTCTGCGGGTGCGGGGACTTACACCTTAAAAGGAGAAGATTACACCGAAAAGCTGCAGTACTGCAACTACCGGGAATGGGAAAACCATGACTTTCAATTCAAGCTTCGCATGCATGGAGATACCATCATCCAGACGGGCGAGGAGAAGATCGACAGCCTCGGCATCAACCGAGAGATCCGGGAGGTATATGTGAGAAAATAA